GGCAAAAATCAAAAATTTTTACACATATAGATGAACCATTTTATGAACTTGATAAAAAAAGAGTTGGAGTTATTGGACTTGGAGAAATAGGACGAAATTTAGCAAAAAAAGCACAAGCTTTTGATTGTGAAGTAGTTTATTTTTCAACAAGTGGAAAAAATTCAAATAGTGAATATAAACAAGTAAGTCTTGATGAGTTACTAAAAACAAGTGATATTATCTCTATTCACGCACCTTTAAATGAAAATACTAAAGATTTATTAAATTATGAAAATATGAAAAATATGAAAAAAGGTGCAATTTTACTAAATCTTGGTCGAGGTGGAATTATAAATGAAAATGATTTAGCAAAACTTATAGATGAAAAAGAGATTTATTGTGGGATTGATGTTGTAAATAAAGAACCAATTGAAGAGTCAAATCCACTTTTAAAAGTTAAAAATAAAGATAGACTTTTATTAACTCCACATATTGGTTGGGCAAGTATTGAAGCTAGAACTAGACTTGTAGAAATGGTTGCTCAAAATATAGAAGATTTTATTTTCTAAATAAAAATTTGAAAAGTTTTTGAAAAAAAGATAATCTCTTTTTTTCAATCTTTTCTTTTATCTCTTTTGATAACTCTTCTAAATTTCTAGGTTCATAAAGCTGGTCTTTTGGAATTTCCATTATTTTTTCTCACCTAAATAATTTTGAATTTCTCTTATTGCTTCTTCATTTTTAATTGTAAATTTAATCTCTATTCTTCTTGACGCATCTTTATCTTCAACACCATTTTTATCTAAAATCAAATCAGAAGAAGACCTTCCACTTGAATTTACATAAGTTGATAAAAGATTTTTATCTATGATATTTGAATCATATAAAAATTGCATAACTGCATGGGCTCTTTGTTGAGATAATGAAAGATTTGAAAGATAAGTTCCATCACTATTTGTGTGCCCTTCAATAGTAATACTTTCAATATATTTTTTCATCTCTTTATCACCAAGTAAAGTATTCAAATATTTTTTCAAAGTATTACTTAGCTCTTTTTTTGCATCTTCTTTTAAAATATAAGAGTTTTGGTCAAATAAAATATTTGAAGAGAATTTAATAGCTCCACTTTTTTCATCTATATTGATTGATTTTCCAAGTTTCTCTTTTAGTTTTGCAATAACAGTTAATTTTATACCTGTTAGGTTTTTGATTTTGATTTTTGCTATATCAAACTCTTCAACCATTTTTTGATGAATTTGTGTTTGAACTAATAATTTATCAGCAAGCATAGTTAACTCTTCATCTTTTAAACTTATCATATTTGTTTTTTCAGTTAATTCTGCTGATAATTTTTCATTTTTATCTTTTTCATCTTTTACATTTAATTCATATTCTAAAAGTAAAGCTTTTAATTTTTCAATTTCTGCAAGATTTAAAGAGATTTTATTATCTTTATCTTTTAGTTCAGATGCTGCTTTATCTAAATCACTTTTTGTAGTTTCATATAGATTTTTTGCTTTTGCTAATTCATAAAAAAGTTTTGATTTTGCCTCTTCACTTGAGTTTAAAGCTGCTTTTTCTTTTTCTAAATTACTTTGTGTATAAACATATTTTATTACAATAGCTCCAATTACTAAGATGAATACAAAAAGTAATCCTGCCATTAAATCGGCATAAGATATCCAAAAGTTTTCATCATTTTTTTGTTCTTTATTGTACATTTTTTACTACTTTGATATTTCTTTAAATTCTTTAAAATCTTTTATGATTTTTGTAGTCTCTTCATCTATTAACTCAAGAGAGTTTTTCAATCTAAAAGTAATATTTTCATCATACTCTTCAAGACCTTGTTTGAATTTCCATTCAATTTTTTCCATATCACTTTTCATAGTTTCGATACTTTTTACAATATTTGTATAAATTGCTTTTAAATTATCTGAACTTAAGTTCCCCATGTGAGAATTTAATTTTTCAATATTTGCATTTAATAACTCTGCATTTAAAGCATATAAATCTTTTTGTTTTTCAAAGCTTTTTATTGTTGTTTGCATATTTAAAGTCATATCTTTTAACATGATTGATAATCTTTCATTATTATCAATGTTTTCTGCAATTTTAGAAGATAAAATTAACTCTTTTTTCAAAATCTCTTCTAAAACTTCAAATCTATGTTCGATTGAAGAGTTTATATTTTCTAAAATATTGCTTGAAGTTAATTGATTAAATACTTCACTCATTTTTGTAAAATTATCTAAATTACTTTTTATGTGAATTGATTCAATATCAACTTTTGTCCAGAAAAAATGTTTAGTATTTTCGTTGATTATAAATGTATCATGGTCAAATCTACTCATTCCAATTTTTTCAAAGAATATCCACCAAATTGATAAGAAAATACCATAAATTGAAACATAAAAAGCTGTTCCAACTCCACCTAAAAGTTTAGAAATTTCAGATTCTAAAGCACTTGTAGTTCCAGAAGTAAAATCAGGCATACTAAATGCAATTGAGATAAATGTTCCTAAAATCCCTAGAGTTGGGAAAATTCCTGAAGCGATTGAAGAGAAGTTTGTATTTCTTATATTACTTGTATAGTCTTTTAAAAAGTCATCAACACTTCCATTTGCTTTTGTTGTTTCACCAATTGTTAATAAGTTTTTATTGATATATTCTTTTAGATAAAAAACTAATTCTGAATATTGAGTTTTAAATTTACAAGAAACATAATAAGCATTGTGTTTTACAAAAAATAGGTAAATAAAAAATATAAAACCAATCAATACAACACTGTGAATTTCAACTTTTAAAGGCAAAAATCCTAAATAACATACTAGAATAATTGCAAATAAAGCAGCAGGTACAGTAAGTAGTGTAAAAATTCTTGATTGAGGTTTACAAGTTGTGTAAAATTTTGAGTTAAGTTCAATAAAATCATCATCAGTGAACATGAACATCCTTATATAGTTAATTATTTTGAAAGTGGAAGTTTAACATAGTTATTATATTAAATGATAAATTTTAGTATATTTATGTTGAGAATATAAATAAATTTACAACTATTTAAGGGTAAAATACCAACAAATCGATGAAAAGAGTAAAATATAATTATGATTAGAAAAATTTTAACTTTATTATTTATTATTTGTAATAGTTCTTTTGTTTTTGCAAATGCACAAAAATATACAATTTCAGTTTGTGTAACTTCAAATTTAGAAAATGCACTTTTTTGTAAAAAACGAATACTTGAGAGTATGAGTGGAGAAGTTCTTATTGTAAAAAATAAAAATAGATATTTTACATATTTGAATGTTTATGATGATAAAAAAATTGCTAATCAAACTATAAAAAATTCTTCATCTTATGTAAAACAACAAAAACCTTATGTAAAAGAGTTAGAAGAAAAAATATTAAAATTAAAAGAGAATAATAAAAAAGTTTATATAGATTTAGAAGATTCAGTAATTCAAGAAGAGATAGTTGAAACAATAATACCAAAAGAGAATGAAGTAACTGTTCCTTTGAAAAAAGTAGAAGAGTTCCCTTTAGTTTCTGCTGTTCCAAATACACAAGAGTTAAAATTAGTTAGTTCTTATCCATTTGATGAGGGAAAAAGATTTGTAGATGATGAAGATGTGGAAGAAAAAATTGAAATAAAAGAGGAAGTTGTACCTTTAGCAAAAGAAAATAGCTCAATAGAAGAGAAAGAAAATGATGAAAAAATTGCTTCATATGAAGAAGAGTTAAGACAAATTAGTATGGATGAATTTGATAGGGCGAATGAGCAACTTGAAAAAAAAGAAAAAGTGCAAAAAATTACAAAAAGTTATGAAAAACCAAAAGTAATCAAAAAAGAGATACCTAAAAAAGAGGAAATTAAACCTATTGTTGTAAAAGAAGTTGAAGAAGATATTGAAGCTAATATTGCAGATTATCAACAACTTATTATTGAAGTAAATTCTGTTACAAATTATATGACAGTAAAAGCTCAGATAGATAACCATCTAAAAGAGATAAAAACTTATAGAGTTTCAACTGGAAAAGATGATGTAAAAAAACCTTTTGGTGTTGGAAAAATCTCTCAAATCTCTTTAAATCCTGTTTGGTATCCAACGGCTGATACTTTAAAAACTTTTAGAAAAAGAGGAATAAATCTCCCTTCGGTTGTTCCTCCTGGACATAAATACAATTATATGGGAGCTGCTAAAATAAATCTAACACATATTGTTGATGGGAAAAGTACATATAGAATTCATGGAACTTTAAATGAAAAAACAATTGGTACAAATGAATCAGCAGGTTGTATTAGAATGAAAAATAGTGATGTTTTACAACTTGCAACTCTAATAAATGATTTTGCAAATATGAATAGTTTGGATAAAGTAAAAGTTGTTTTGAAATAGTAACTTATATTATAAAAATTATATTAAATAAAGAGTAGAATAAGTTACCCAAATATAAAGGATAAGATTATGCAAAGTATAACAAAAGTTATTAAATTAGGTTTAGTAGTTGCTGGTTCTTTGTCGGTTATGGCAAGTGGTGTTATCGCTGAAGAGTTACCAAATCGAGGTCCAATAGAGTTTTCAACTTATGATATAAATAAAGATGGTTTCGTAAGTGAAAAAGAGTTTAATGATATAAGAGAAAAAAGATTAGAGCAAAAAGCACAAGCTGGAATGCCTATGAAAAATGCAGGAAATGTAGCAGATTTTAGTGCATTTGATACAAACAAAGATGGAAAACTAACAGAGATTGAGTTGTTAAAAGGTCAAAATAAACAAATGCAAAACAAGCAAGGTAATAAAGGAATGATGACTCAAGGTATGGGACAAGGTAATATGCTAGATTTTGAAAGTTTTGATTTGAATAATGATGGAATGATTAGTTCTAAAGAGATGGAAGAATCAAGAGAAAAAAGAATGGAACAAAAAGCCTCAGAGGGTAAAATGATGAAAAATGTAGGTAATCAGCCGCCATTTTCAGATATAGATACTAATAATGATGGAAATATTAGTAAAGAAGAGTTTTTAAATCATCAAATGAAACAAAGACAATAATTCTACTTGAGGGTGTTTTTACATCCTCAATATTTTACTTTTAGATAAGTACTTAACTCAAACTATGTTACCATCTTAAATGAATAAAAAATACCAAATACTAAAAGATATTTTCGGACACGATAAATTTAGAAGCTTCCAAGAAGAGGTTGTTGATTGTATTCTTGCTAAACAAGATGTTTTGACAATTTTGCCAACGGGTGGTGGGAAATCACTTTGTTATCAGCTTCCTACACTTCTTATGAATGGAACTACTGTTGTAATTTCTCCACTTATTGCACTTATGCAAGACCAAATCAAAGCACTTAATGATTTGAATATTAGTGCAGAGATGATAAGTTCTGCTACTTCAAATGATGAAAATAGTTTTACTCTTCAAAAGCTTTTAACTGGGGAATTAAAATTTATTTATGTTGCACCTGAAAGGTTCACTTCAAATGAGTTTGTTGCCGTTTTACAACGAATAAATATAAACTATTTTGTAATTGATGAAGTGCACTGTGTTTCGGCTTGGGGACATGAGTTCAGAGCTGAATATAGAAATCTTGATAGATTAAAAAGATTTTTTCCAAATACTTCAATTTGTGCATTTACAGCAACGGCTACAAAAAAAGTCGAAGCTGATATTTCTCAAAGTCTAAACTTACAAAATCCAAGACATTTCAGAGCAAAAACTGTGCGAGATAATCTTGATATAAAAGTAGAACCAAGAATTGCAAATGGAAAAACTCAAATTTTAAACTTCCTAAAAACACATAAAGGTTTATGTGGAATTATCTATACTTTTACAAGAAAAGAAGCAGAATCAATAGCAGAGTTTTTGAGTGAAAGTGGTTACAGTGCAAAAGCTTATCATGCGGGACTTAGTAATGATAAAAAAAATGAAGTTTTTAATGATTTTGTATATGAGAAAATAGATATTGTGGTAGCAACTATCGCTTTTGGAATGGGAATTGATAAATCAAATATTCGGTTTGTAATTCACACATCTTTGCCTAAAACCCTTGAAAACTATTATCAAGAGATAGGTCGAGCAGGGCGTGATGGCGAAATGTCTTATGTTTATATGCTTTATTCAAAATCTGATGAGGTAAAAAGAAAAATCCAAATCGAAGAAGCTATTGATGATGGCTACAAACAAACTGCCCTTGATAAATTGGAGTTTATGTATAGATATTGTGTGAGTAATAATTGCCGTCATAAAATGATTGCAGGATATTTTGAAGATGAAATTGACTCTTGTAAAACTTTGTGTGATAACTGTACAAAAGGGGAAGTAAAGCAGGTTGATGTGAGTGTGGACGCTCAAAAACTTCTAAGTGCAATTTATAGAAGTGAACAAAGATTTGGGTTAAATCATATTATTGATATATTAAGAGGTTCAAAAAACCAAAAACTTTTAGAGTTTGGGCATGATAAATTGAGTGTTTATAATCTAGGAGTTGATAAAAGTAAAAATGAATGGATTGCAATCGCTGATAAACTAATCGATATACAAGCTTTAGTTTTAGGGGAGTTTAGAGTTTTAAAAATTTCAAATTTAGGTTTAGAGATTTTAAAAGGTAAAGAGAAACTTTTTATTGATAGTGATAAATTAGGAATTGCCTCAAAAATTCAAGAGGAAGAAACTGAACTCGGTTTTGATGAGTTAGTTTATGAAAGATTTAGAAATCTAAGAAGAGAAATAGCTCTTGAAAGTGAAGTTCCAGCTTATGTGATTTTTGGGGATAAAACTTTAAAAGAGTTTGCAAATAAACTGCCAACTTCAAAAGATGAAATGTTAAATATAAATGGTGTTGGTCTTGTAAAATATGAAAAATATGGAGAAAGTTTTTTAAATTTATGTAAAGAGATAAAAGAGGAATTTAAAGAAAAACTTGAACAAAAAGAGCCTCTAAAAAAACTCACAAAAACATATTTAGAAACTTTTGAACTTTTGAATGAGGGAAAAAGTGTAGAAGAGATATCTCAAATTAGAGATTTAGGATTAACTTCAATTCTTGGTCATATTACAGTTTTATTTGAACATAAAAAAATCTCAAAAGAGAAAAAAGAAGAACTTTTAAAACCTTTAGAAATTCCAGAAAATATAAAAATTTGGATAGAAGAGGGCTTAAAACTTGATAGTTTTAAAGAGTTAAGACAACATCTATATTTGTATGAATATTTAAAAAAAGAGTTGTAATTTTTAATCTTCACTAAACCATTTTTTATTAAAATCTTTTAAAGATTCTGGATAATATCTATGTTTTGGGATGTTATTTACAACAACTGCAATTATTAATAAAATAAAAGCCCCTGATGTTACAGGAAATAAAACATATAAAAAACCTAAATTATGAATTTGTTCACTTCCTATAACTGCGATTAAAGCTGTTGCTCCACCTGGAGGATGTAAAGTTAAAGTTAATTGCATAACTAAAATAGAAGTTGCGACGGCAAAAGCTGAGGCTAATAATAAATTTTGTGAAAAAAGTTTAAAAGAGATTACACCAATTATTGCTGATAAAATATGTCCACCTATTAGATTTCTAGGTTGTGCTAAAGGAGAATTTACTGCTCCATAAACCAAAACGGCACTTGCTCCAAATGAACCAATAACCAAAGTTAAATCTTTATCCTCTAAAATATCACGATGAAAATATGAGATTGCTAAAATTCCTATAAATGAACCAATCCAAGACCAAAGCATATTTGATTTTTCTAAAGGTTCAGAGTTTATTTTTTTGAATTGTTTAAAAAATTTTTTCATTTACAAACTTTATAATTTAAAATAAAAGTGATGGTATCTAAAAGTTTAAATTATATGAATGATTTGAATCAAGAGAGTTTATAAGAAGAGAAATCTTCTTATAAAATATTTAATTGGTGAGCTAAATCAGCTGCTATTCTTTCATAATTTCTAACAGCTAATAATCTATTTTGACCATTAATTCCAACTTGTGTTATTTCATCTTTTGATAAAGAGATAATATATTCAAGTTTGTTTTTTATAGACTCTTTATCAAAATCTGTAAACCAAGCGCTGATATTATCTTCAAAGATTGAAGAGTTATTTTCGTTTTTACTCATAATACAAGGAATTGCACTTGAGTAGTAATCTAATACTTTCATTGGTGTTGAAGAGTTAAATAGTGCAATATTTGGAAGAACTGCAAGTCCTATATCTGCTTTTGCTATTAAATCTAAAAGGTCATTTCTATTACTTGCATTGTATATTTCAATATTATCTTTTATATTGTCAAATTTTACTAATAAATCATCTAAATATTCTGGGTCTTTTGTTGAAATCATTAGTTTATAATTTGAACTATTTATATTACTAAAAGCTTCTAAAATAGTTTCAAATTCTCTTAATTTATCAAGAGTTCCTGCATAAAAAAATCTTTTTTCACTTCCTTTATGTTGGATATTGTCATGTAAATTTTCAGGGTCAATGGCAGATGGAATTACAAAACTTCTAGTTTTTACATCTTTAAAATAATCATTTTTCATTTGAAAAGAAGTTGGCAAAAATATATCACATTTGTTTATTAGATTTATTTCTGAATATGTTTTTATTTTATTTGTAATTGCATCAAATAACGATTTTTTATTATTTGCTTCATCTGTTTGAAGTTTTGCAATTCGTTTTGGAAAAGAGAGTCTAAATCCAACTTTGAAGTTGTAATTTTGTTTTTTATCTAAAACCTCTTTTAATAACTCAATATTATTTCTAATTACAACAAATTGAAATTGATTTAGATTGATTTGTGCTTTTTCTAACTCTTCTAAAATATTATTTTGAAACTTTTTAGGAATAATAATTCTTCCTTTTTCTTCAAACTCTATCTCATTTTTTGTATTTGAAAAAAATGTAGTATTTATATCAAAATGTTTTGTTAAATATTTTTGAAATAATGGTCCAATGAAACTATGGTCAGCATATTCATCTTGGTCTGTGATATACAAAAACTTACTCATTTGTAACTCCTTTAAAATTTCTGCAAAATTCTAGCATTAAAGTGTCGCAACAAAAAAGCATTAAAAAATAATTTTTTAGTAAAGTTTTCCTAATAAATCAATGTGAGTTAAATAGACTCTTAAATCGAATTCTACTTGATGATAAGAGGGCATAACAAAAGTACAAAGGTTGTAAAAAGCTTTATCATGTTCTCTTTCTTTAAAGTGTGCAAGTTCGTGTACAACTATCATTTGTAAAAATTCTTCAGGCATATTTTTAAATACACTTGCAACTCTTATTTCATTTTTTGATTTTAGTTTTGAACCTTGAACTCTAGAAACTATTGAGTGCATTCCTAAAGCATTATTAATAACATTTATTTTTCCATCATACATTACTTTTGAGACTTGATATTTTTTAAAATATTCATTTTTAAAATCCATAACATATGAGTATAAAGCTTTATCATTTGTATATGTATGAGCTGTTGGATATTTTGTTTTTATATAAGAAGAAAGTTTTTCTTTATCGATTAAAACTTGAATTTTTTCTTGTAAATCTTTTGGATAGTGGCTTAAATATTTCATAAAAGAGGTTTAAATTTCCTCTTTTATTTTCTCTAAATCTTTTATTTTATCTAGGTATTGTTCTTTTTTTGAAGTTACGAATTTTATTCTATCTTCATTTATTTCAAGATATTGTTCTTTTGAGTATTTGATAATTTTAAATAAATAGTTTCTTTTTGAAGTTAAAAAATCTTCAATTTTTTCAAACCCAAAATTTGCTTTTAATTTTGCAACAATTTCATCTTCTCTTGGGTGTGAAATTGAGAATCTTGAAGGCTCTTTTTTATATAACTCTTCTGATTCATGAATTTGTTGTTCAAAGTGAGCAATTGTTGCTTGTGTTGTTTGAATATATGAGTATGATAAAGCTCCATTAAAATATGCAAACTTTTTTCTTAAAGCTGAGATATTTTCTAAAATAGCAGTATGATAAGCTTTTAAAACATTTTCATAAACTTTTGCTGCAAAGTGTCTTGTATTTGAGAACTCAAAATCAGAGGCAATTTCTCTATGTTTTCTAATCAATTCATAAGGCTCTTGCCATTTTGTAACTTCATTTTTTATGATATTGTAAGTTTCTCTAAAAGCATCATCTGTATTTAATTCGATATTTTTAAGAAGTTTAATTGAACGTTTAAACATTTTATCAACAGTTTGGTCATCATAAAATAAAGATTTATAAACTGCATCTGAATCAATCCAGAAAGTTTCATAGGCAAATTTTTCTATTTTTTCGCCTAAAAACCCTTTTGATTCTTCAAATCTAAAAGCTTTTTTCTTTTTGATATTTTTATATGTTTCGTGAGCAATTTTTTCCATAATTGATTCTAAAGAGTTATAAATATTAAATAACTCTTTTGAGTATCTTTTGTGAATATTCTCAAAATGTTCAATTACTTTTGGCTCACAAGATTTTAATACTTCAAGTAAAGCATCGTAAACTTTAGTAATCGTTTCATACTCTTTTACTAAAATTTCACAAATACCTCTTAAATCTTTTTTAATAGCAAACTCTTTAGCTTCTGCTGCTTGTGGTCTTATCGTTTCATTTATGAAATCTAAAACATCTTGTATATTTGATTCTTCTAAAAGTTTTGTATTTGTTGTAGCATCAGAATTTTTAATAGAATTGATTTTATTTTTATACTCTTTAAAACTATTTTCAAAGAAATCCAAATCATCAACATTTTTTTCATGTAAATCTTTTTTAAATTGAGTTACTATTTTTGTATATTCATCTTCAATCAAAATATCTTTTTGTTGTGCTCTTGATTCAAGTGCCATTCTTGCAGAAATAGGAACAACTTTAGCAAAATATTTTGAGAATTTTTCACTTACATATTTTGTAGTTGTTTCAACTTGTTCAGGAGTTAATTTATCCTTTTGATTTAAAACACATAAAGATTTATTTTTAAAGTGTTGCATATACTCTTCTAAAACTTCAGCTTCTGATAGTTTTCCTGCATTATCAATAAGTGTTAACCAAATAATTCCACCAACATCTCTTAGAACTTTTCTAGTTGTTTCTGTATCACTTTGCGATTGAGAATTAAGTCCTGGTGTATCAACAAATGAAATATCTTTTAATATATCCATTGGTGCATAAAGTGTTAGATATTTTATATCTTTCATTTCATGTTGTCTTTGGTCTGTAAAATCAGCAATTGATTCAATAGGAGCAAACTCTTGTGCACCTGAATAATAAGTGATTTTTAGTTTATACTCTTCACCATAATTTATAAAGTTAACTTTTGAAGTAACTGGCGTAATTCCTGTTGGTAAAATATTTCTTGAAAGCAAAGCATTTAAAAATGTAGATTTACCAGCAGAAAACTGTCCTGTAATTGCAACTTCCATTGGATATCTTGCACGTCTTATTTGTTTATTTAAAATACCTTTTAATTGATTTGAAGGAAAGAATTTTTCATCAAGAAGTTTATCTTGAACCTTTTTTATATCTCCAACTAAACCTTCATCATAAACAATTTCTTCAATATTATAGGTCTCTTTATATTCGTTAATAAAACTTTTTAGGATATTTAGATTTGCACTCATTAGTATAATCCTTTTATAGTTGTTGAAATATTTTCAAGTTTTTTAATGTTTTTATGTATATCAATCGATAATTGTGCTCTGTTTTTATCATTTTCTTCAAATGTATTGATTTGATTTTGAAGTGTTTCTTCATCATTTTTTAATTTTTGTTCAAAAGATTTTAGTGGAGCATTTAAAGTTTTGAAGAATGAATCAATCAGTAATGTACTAACTTTTTTAGCTTTTGATTTAATATCTTCTTCAATCGAAGTAAATTGATTTGATATAAATCCTTCAATTTCTCTATCTAGTTCATTTATTTTTGACTCTTTTGATTTTGAAACAGCTTCTGTGATTAAAGATACTAAAACTTCATTATTTGAAGTTAAAAATCCTGATTTGAAATCATCTTGGAAAAATCCTCTTGCATCAAAGTTCTCATTTTTGTGACCAATTGTAAATCCCATATCATGATATTTTTGTTCACATTGTTCACCAATTGTTTGAGATTTTTTAATAAATTTATATCTATAATCTCTAATTACATCAATAATCCCATCTTTTATTGCTGTTTCAACAATAACTTTGATTCTACTATTTTCAGGTCTTTTTTTAGTTTTTTCAAAAGAGTATCTAACATCACTTACAACTCTTTGTTTTATAACTGTTTGTAAGTCAATTAATTCACTTTGTAAAAAAGTTTCAAGTGAGTCAATATATGATTTTGCGTCATTTTTATAAAAATTGATATCTTCACTCATTGCTTGGAAAATTCTTGTATTTACCGCTTTTTTCTTATTAAACTCTTCTAACTCTTTTTCTAATTCATCTTTTGATTTTGATAAAAGTTTTAACTCATAGTTGTAAAATGATGTCTGTTTTTCAATAATTTTTTGTAGTTGATTTTTAGATGATTGAATTACAAGTTCACCTTTTTGTGAATTTGTTCCAAAAAGTGTTTCAGTTAAATATTTTTCAATCTCTAAAATTCCTGTATCTTCAAGTCTAAATCCAGCATCTAATGCCTCTTGAGCTCGACCAGTTCTATGTAAAAGTGCCATTCTTCCAGAAATAGGAATAAACTTAATAGTTTTTAAAATGTAATCAAGTTGAGAATCTTTATTTTGAGCTTTTAATTGTCGCTCAATTGATGATTTTGTATATTTAATAACTTCATCAAGTTGCTCTTTTGTAACTGTATCAGCACGTGTAATTACAATTAAAAGTTTTGAAATATTTTGGTATAAAACAGCATCAATGATAAACTCAACATCTTTTAAAGTTGCACTTTGTGATACATTCATTAGATGTAACATCATATCACATTGAGAAATATACTCTTTTGTTATCTCTTCTCTTTGAATAACTGGGTCATCAAGTCCTGGTGTGTCAACTATTTCAATTCCATCACTTAAAAAATCAAGTTTTGAACCAAGTTCAACGTATTTTACAAGATTACATTTTTTCCCACTTGCTTCTGCTGATGTATAAGAAGATAAATCTTTTATATCAACTTCATCAAATCTTGAAACAGGTCTTATATAATTTTTTAGATTTTCACCAAAAATTCTATTTGTTTCATTTACGAACTCTCTCATAGATTCAAGTTGTTCAGCAGATTTTTTTATTCTATCCCACTCTTGAGTATTCCAGTAATAAACTTTTGCAGTATCTGTTGGATTATGTTTTACTATTGTTAAGTTTGCAGTTTCTGGAACAACAGCACTTCCAAGAATTTCTCTTCCCATAAGGGCATTTAACATTGTTGATTTCCCAGCATTCATAACACCAGTAATTCCAATTGAGAATTTTTGATTATCTAAATAGTTTTTTGTATTTTCAAGTTCTT
The genomic region above belongs to Arcobacter ellisii and contains:
- a CDS encoding HPP family protein, coding for MKKFFKQFKKINSEPLEKSNMLWSWIGSFIGILAISYFHRDILEDKDLTLVIGSFGASAVLVYGAVNSPLAQPRNLIGGHILSAIIGVISFKLFSQNLLLASAFAVATSILVMQLTLTLHPPGGATALIAVIGSEQIHNLGFLYVLFPVTSGAFILLIIAVVVNNIPKHRYYPESLKDFNKKWFSED
- a CDS encoding glycosyltransferase — translated: MSKFLYITDQDEYADHSFIGPLFQKYLTKHFDINTTFFSNTKNEIEFEEKGRIIIPKKFQNNILEELEKAQINLNQFQFVVIRNNIELLKEVLDKKQNYNFKVGFRLSFPKRIAKLQTDEANNKKSLFDAITNKIKTYSEINLINKCDIFLPTSFQMKNDYFKDVKTRSFVIPSAIDPENLHDNIQHKGSEKRFFYAGTLDKLREFETILEAFSNINSSNYKLMISTKDPEYLDDLLVKFDNIKDNIEIYNASNRNDLLDLIAKADIGLAVLPNIALFNSSTPMKVLDYYSSAIPCIMSKNENNSSIFEDNISAWFTDFDKESIKNKLEYIISLSKDEITQVGINGQNRLLAVRNYERIAADLAHQLNIL
- a CDS encoding YgjP-like metallopeptidase domain-containing protein; its protein translation is MKYLSHYPKDLQEKIQVLIDKEKLSSYIKTKYPTAHTYTNDKALYSYVMDFKNEYFKKYQVSKVMYDGKINVINNALGMHSIVSRVQGSKLKSKNEIRVASVFKNMPEEFLQMIVVHELAHFKEREHDKAFYNLCTFVMPSYHQVEFDLRVYLTHIDLLGKLY
- a CDS encoding dynamin family protein, with product MSANLNILKSFINEYKETYNIEEIVYDEGLVGDIKKVQDKLLDEKFFPSNQLKGILNKQIRRARYPMEVAITGQFSAGKSTFLNALLSRNILPTGITPVTSKVNFINYGEEYKLKITYYSGAQEFAPIESIADFTDQRQHEMKDIKYLTLYAPMDILKDISFVDTPGLNSQSQSDTETTRKVLRDVGGIIWLTLIDNAGKLSEAEVLEEYMQHFKNKSLCVLNQKDKLTPEQVETTTKYVSEKFSKYFAKVVPISARMALESRAQQKDILIEDEYTKIVTQFKKDLHEKNVDDLDFFENSFKEYKNKINSIKNSDATTNTKLLEESNIQDVLDFINETIRPQAAEAKEFAIKKDLRGICEILVKEYETITKVYDALLEVLKSCEPKVIEHFENIHKRYSKELFNIYNSLESIMEKIAHETYKNIKKKKAFRFEESKGFLGEKIEKFAYETFWIDSDAVYKSLFYDDQTVDKMFKRSIKLLKNIELNTDDAFRETYNIIKNEVTKWQEPYELIRKHREIASDFEFSNTRHFAAKVYENVLKAYHTAILENISALRKKFAYFNGALSYSYIQTTQATIAHFEQQIHESEELYKKEPSRFSISHPREDEIVAKLKANFGFEKIEDFLTSKRNYLFKIIKYSKEQYLEINEDRIKFVTSKKEQYLDKIKDLEKIKEEI
- a CDS encoding dynamin family protein; amino-acid sequence: MSLVNDYFLLYHGITFEQNLDVEPIEATINEETFTIFALIISATRKNYDKFLPLTSFKTLCQQIKVKSPSNLNELNHLQHNIIETILQNKSKQNINILHSSFEYLKNENIINSEHYNKLLSLFEYKELDLVEEQSHNQVEKIDEENKSSFKELKTTLEELINELKNDISNKEVLEELENTKNYLDNQKFSIGITGVMNAGKSTMLNALMGREILGSAVVPETANLTIVKHNPTDTAKVYYWNTQEWDRIKKSAEQLESMREFVNETNRIFGENLKNYIRPVSRFDEVDIKDLSSYTSAEASGKKCNLVKYVELGSKLDFLSDGIEIVDTPGLDDPVIQREEITKEYISQCDMMLHLMNVSQSATLKDVEFIIDAVLYQNISKLLIVITRADTVTKEQLDEVIKYTKSSIERQLKAQNKDSQLDYILKTIKFIPISGRMALLHRTGRAQEALDAGFRLEDTGILEIEKYLTETLFGTNSQKGELVIQSSKNQLQKIIEKQTSFYNYELKLLSKSKDELEKELEEFNKKKAVNTRIFQAMSEDINFYKNDAKSYIDSLETFLQSELIDLQTVIKQRVVSDVRYSFEKTKKRPENSRIKVIVETAIKDGIIDVIRDYRYKFIKKSQTIGEQCEQKYHDMGFTIGHKNENFDARGFFQDDFKSGFLTSNNEVLVSLITEAVSKSKESKINELDREIEGFISNQFTSIEEDIKSKAKKVSTLLIDSFFKTLNAPLKSFEQKLKNDEETLQNQINTFEENDKNRAQLSIDIHKNIKKLENISTTIKGLY